In Streptomyces sp. SID8374, one genomic interval encodes:
- a CDS encoding aldolase/citrate lyase family protein — protein sequence MTGRPIPGPPAPEGPPPPLGRPPLTWLYVPGDRPEVVAKALGCGADVVIVDLEDAVAPDRKEYARAATAELLADPVTAAPDAVPVHVRVHGEDDIRALMALPGLAGLRLPKITHAVSVHHVAAVAPGVPLYPLLESALAMEHAYSIASADPAVRGIALGEADLRADLGVRDDSGLDWSRSRLVVAARAAALPPPAQSVFPDVRDLDGLWASCVRGRGLGLLGRAAIHPRQLEVIERAFRPSAREIEEAEEIVAASAVEAGALALPDGRFVDAAVVAAARRTLAIAGRS from the coding sequence GTGACCGGCCGCCCGATCCCGGGCCCGCCGGCCCCGGAGGGCCCTCCTCCGCCGCTCGGCCGACCCCCGCTGACCTGGCTGTACGTCCCCGGGGACCGGCCGGAGGTGGTGGCCAAGGCGCTCGGCTGCGGGGCGGACGTGGTCATCGTCGACCTGGAGGACGCGGTCGCCCCCGACCGCAAGGAGTACGCGCGCGCCGCCACCGCCGAACTCCTCGCCGACCCGGTGACGGCCGCTCCCGACGCCGTACCGGTCCATGTCCGGGTGCACGGCGAGGACGACATCCGGGCGCTGATGGCGCTGCCGGGCCTCGCCGGTCTCCGGCTGCCGAAGATCACGCACGCGGTCTCCGTGCACCATGTGGCGGCGGTCGCCCCCGGCGTACCGCTCTATCCGCTGCTGGAGTCGGCGCTCGCCATGGAGCACGCGTACTCGATCGCCTCGGCCGATCCCGCCGTCCGGGGCATCGCGCTGGGCGAGGCGGATCTGCGCGCGGATCTCGGCGTACGGGACGACAGCGGGCTGGACTGGTCGCGCAGCCGGCTCGTGGTGGCGGCCCGGGCGGCCGCGCTGCCGCCGCCCGCGCAGTCGGTCTTCCCGGACGTGCGGGACCTGGACGGGCTGTGGGCCTCGTGCGTACGGGGGCGGGGGCTCGGGCTGCTGGGCCGGGCGGCGATCCATCCGCGTCAGCTGGAGGTGATCGAGAGGGCGTTCCGGCCGTCGGCCCGGGAGATCGAGGAGGCGGAGGAGATCGTCGCGGCGTCGGCGGTGGAGGCGGGGGCGCTGGCGCTGCCGGACGGGCGGTTCGTGGACGCGGCGGTGGTCGCGGCGGCGCGCCGCACACTGGCGATCGCCGGGCGGTCCTGA
- a CDS encoding ADP-ribosylglycohydrolase family protein yields MTPTTATAAEPVPAPSTPHSPPGLDDRITRALVGAAVGDALGGPVEGWTPEQIAERHGGRVTGIVGPWHGENWRTARPIAPYHKGDGHVTDDTLMTHALVRVYDRVRGHLDAYAVADHLVPDLLSPRWIPELEAEALPLQRIFLAEKWLVARLHYGHVDPREAGAGNIVNCGAAMYMAPVGLVNAGHPEAAYAEALEVAAPHQSSYGREAAGVFAAAVAAACRPGATPDTVVDAALTLAKDGTRSAIEAVCEVAARHDDFEAALAPLRAAVEPFDTVGPDYRSPSLGARRPSRLHAIEELPVALGMLLVGGGDYRRTVLGSVNYGRDCDSIATMSGAIAGALGGEVPADWAETVAEASRLDLEAPARTLAQVAREVFARDVERRRSHEEAFAALAGTR; encoded by the coding sequence ATGACGCCCACAACGGCCACGGCAGCCGAGCCCGTCCCCGCCCCCTCGACACCGCACTCCCCTCCCGGCCTCGATGACCGCATCACCCGGGCCCTCGTCGGCGCGGCCGTCGGGGACGCCCTCGGCGGCCCGGTCGAGGGCTGGACACCCGAGCAGATCGCCGAGCGCCACGGCGGCCGGGTGACCGGGATCGTCGGCCCCTGGCACGGCGAGAACTGGCGTACCGCCCGCCCCATCGCCCCGTACCACAAGGGCGACGGGCACGTCACCGACGACACCCTGATGACCCACGCCCTGGTCCGGGTCTACGACCGGGTCCGCGGCCACCTCGACGCGTACGCCGTCGCCGACCACCTCGTACCGGACCTCCTCTCCCCCCGCTGGATCCCCGAGCTGGAGGCCGAGGCGCTGCCGCTCCAGCGGATCTTCCTGGCGGAGAAGTGGCTCGTGGCCCGGCTGCACTACGGGCACGTCGACCCGCGCGAGGCCGGTGCGGGCAACATCGTCAACTGCGGGGCCGCGATGTACATGGCCCCGGTCGGGCTGGTCAACGCGGGCCATCCGGAGGCCGCGTACGCCGAGGCGCTGGAGGTGGCCGCGCCCCACCAGTCCTCGTACGGGCGGGAGGCCGCCGGGGTCTTCGCAGCCGCTGTCGCCGCCGCCTGCCGCCCGGGCGCGACGCCGGACACGGTGGTCGACGCCGCACTCACCCTGGCCAAGGACGGCACCCGGTCCGCGATCGAGGCCGTCTGCGAAGTGGCCGCGCGCCACGACGACTTCGAGGCCGCGCTCGCCCCGCTGCGGGCGGCAGTTGAACCGTTCGACACCGTCGGCCCCGACTACCGCTCCCCCTCGCTCGGCGCCCGCCGCCCATCCCGGCTGCACGCCATCGAGGAACTGCCCGTCGCGCTGGGCATGTTGCTGGTCGGAGGCGGCGACTACCGGCGTACGGTGCTCGGTTCGGTCAACTACGGGCGGGACTGCGACTCCATCGCCACGATGAGCGGCGCGATCGCGGGCGCGCTGGGCGGTGAGGTGCCGGCCGACTGGGCGGAGACTGTGGCGGAGGCGAGCCGGCTGGACCTGGAGGCCCCGGCCCGGACCCTGGCGCAGGTGGCCCGGGAGGTCTTCGCCCGGGACGTGGAGCGCCGCCGGTCCCACGAGGAGGCGTTCGCGGCGCTGGCCGGTACGCGGTGA
- the rbsK gene encoding ribokinase, with the protein MTRIAVLGSTNMDLVAYTARAPERGETVTGREFRTVPGGKGANQAVAAARAGGEVTMIGAVGDDAYGAQLRDGLEHAGVDTDLLHTAEGPSGTAHIVVDDSGSNAIVVIPGANGVVTALGPGEIAAIAAADLLLMQLELPLSAVVEGARAARSQGVRTILTPSPVQPLPDELLDHIDLLVPNEHEAAELSGQAEPHAAAQILLRQVPEVIITLGARGSLYAARGGEPVLFEAPEVRAVDTTGAGDTFVGALAVALGEGRPVAKALAFASSAAALCVQKPGASTSMPYRSEIEAA; encoded by the coding sequence ATGACCCGAATCGCGGTGCTCGGCAGCACCAACATGGACCTCGTCGCCTACACCGCCCGCGCCCCCGAGCGCGGGGAAACCGTCACCGGCCGGGAGTTCCGGACGGTCCCCGGCGGCAAGGGCGCCAACCAGGCGGTCGCCGCCGCCCGCGCGGGCGGGGAGGTGACGATGATCGGCGCGGTCGGCGACGACGCGTACGGCGCCCAGCTCCGCGACGGCCTCGAACACGCCGGGGTCGACACGGACTTGCTCCACACCGCCGAGGGACCGAGCGGCACCGCGCACATCGTGGTGGACGACTCCGGGTCCAACGCGATCGTGGTGATCCCCGGCGCCAACGGCGTCGTCACCGCGCTCGGCCCCGGCGAGATCGCGGCGATCGCCGCCGCCGACCTGCTGCTGATGCAGCTCGAACTCCCGCTCTCCGCCGTCGTGGAGGGCGCCCGCGCGGCCAGGTCCCAGGGCGTACGGACCATCCTCACCCCCTCCCCCGTACAGCCGCTGCCCGATGAACTCCTGGACCACATCGACCTGTTGGTCCCCAACGAGCACGAGGCCGCCGAACTCTCCGGGCAGGCCGAACCGCACGCGGCCGCGCAGATCCTGTTGCGGCAGGTGCCCGAGGTGATCATCACGCTCGGTGCGCGGGGCAGTCTGTACGCGGCCCGGGGCGGCGAGCCGGTGCTGTTCGAGGCCCCCGAGGTGCGGGCCGTCGACACGACCGGGGCCGGGGACACCTTCGTCGGGGCGCTGGCGGTGGCGCTCGGTGAGGGGAGGCCGGTGGCCAAGGCGCTGGCCTTCGCCTCCTCGGCCGCCGCGCTCTGCGTCCAGAAACCGGGCGCGTCCACGTCCATGCCGTACCGGAGCGAGATCGAGGCAGCATGA
- a CDS encoding thioredoxin domain-containing protein, giving the protein MSDKIPEGNRSARERLAQQREREKGREKRRRTLIVSSAVVGVLALAAVVGLIAANVGKDGGSDSASGPAITPSGATGEDSLTLPVGASDAPSTLTIWEDFRCPVCAQFENAFRDTITELVEAGRLKVDYHLATIIDGNLGGKGSLRAANAAACAQDVGKFAPYHDVLFRNQPPEPDDAFAKNSRLIELAGEVEGLDTPGFRTCVESGEHDSWVQKSDTAFREGGFQGTPTALLNGESIFPKKGDEQISVENLKKWVAEANKGKKPGTATPSAPAS; this is encoded by the coding sequence GTGAGCGACAAGATTCCTGAGGGAAACCGAAGTGCGCGTGAGCGCCTGGCCCAGCAGCGCGAGCGGGAAAAGGGCCGCGAGAAGCGCCGCCGTACGCTGATCGTCTCCTCCGCCGTGGTCGGCGTCCTGGCGCTGGCCGCCGTGGTCGGCCTGATCGCGGCCAACGTGGGCAAGGACGGCGGCAGCGACAGCGCCTCCGGCCCCGCCATCACCCCGTCGGGGGCGACCGGCGAGGACTCCCTGACCCTCCCGGTCGGCGCATCCGACGCCCCGTCCACGCTCACGATCTGGGAGGACTTCCGCTGCCCGGTCTGCGCCCAGTTCGAGAACGCCTTCCGGGACACCATCACGGAGCTGGTCGAGGCGGGCCGGCTCAAGGTGGACTACCACCTGGCCACGATCATCGACGGCAACCTCGGCGGCAAGGGCTCGCTGCGCGCCGCCAACGCCGCCGCCTGCGCCCAGGACGTCGGCAAGTTCGCCCCGTACCACGACGTGCTCTTCCGCAACCAGCCCCCCGAGCCCGACGACGCCTTCGCCAAGAACAGCCGGCTGATCGAGTTGGCCGGTGAGGTCGAAGGCCTCGACACACCGGGCTTCCGCACGTGTGTGGAGAGCGGCGAGCACGACAGCTGGGTCCAGAAGTCCGACACCGCGTTCCGCGAGGGCGGCTTCCAGGGCACCCCGACCGCCCTCCTCAACGGCGAGTCGATCTTCCCGAAGAAGGGCGACGAGCAGATCTCCGTGGAGAACCTGAAGAAGTGGGTCGCCGAGGCCAACAAGGGCAAGAAGCCCGGCACCGCCACCCCGTCCGCGCCCGCTTCCTGA
- the lgt gene encoding prolipoprotein diacylglyceryl transferase, translated as MNLASIPSPSTGVIELGPIPLRGYAFCIIIGVFVAVWIGNKRWVARGGKAGTVADIAVWAVPFGLVGGRLYHVITDYQLYFSDGQNWVDAFKIWEGGLGIWGAIALGAVGAWIGCRRRGIPLPAWADALAPGIAIAQAIGRWGNWFNQELYGKPTDLPWALEISEGPNRLAGTYHPTFLYESLWCIGVALLVIWADRRFRLGHGRAFALYVAAYCAGRGWIEYMRVDEAHHVLGLRLNVWTAIVVFVLAVTYIVLSAKLRPGREEIVEPDREAEAAAKKDEAKDADAPEASGDLLKKDTDPAETEAPAGDPAPEAADKS; from the coding sequence ATGAATCTTGCCTCCATTCCCAGCCCGTCGACCGGCGTGATCGAGCTCGGCCCGATCCCGCTCCGCGGCTACGCGTTCTGCATCATCATCGGTGTCTTCGTCGCCGTCTGGATCGGCAACAAGCGCTGGGTCGCCCGTGGCGGCAAAGCCGGCACCGTCGCCGACATCGCCGTCTGGGCCGTGCCCTTCGGCCTCGTCGGCGGCCGGCTCTACCACGTGATCACCGACTACCAGCTCTACTTCAGCGACGGCCAGAACTGGGTCGACGCCTTCAAGATCTGGGAGGGCGGCCTCGGCATCTGGGGCGCCATCGCCCTCGGCGCGGTCGGCGCGTGGATCGGCTGCCGCCGCCGGGGCATCCCGCTGCCCGCCTGGGCGGACGCGCTGGCCCCCGGTATCGCCATCGCCCAGGCCATCGGCCGCTGGGGCAACTGGTTCAACCAGGAGCTGTACGGCAAGCCGACCGACCTCCCCTGGGCGCTGGAGATCAGCGAGGGCCCGAACCGGCTCGCCGGGACGTACCACCCGACCTTCCTCTACGAGTCGCTGTGGTGCATCGGCGTCGCGCTGCTGGTCATCTGGGCCGACCGCCGCTTCCGGCTCGGCCACGGACGGGCGTTCGCGCTGTACGTCGCCGCCTACTGCGCCGGACGCGGCTGGATCGAGTACATGCGGGTCGACGAGGCCCACCACGTCCTCGGCCTGCGCCTGAACGTGTGGACCGCGATCGTCGTCTTCGTCCTCGCCGTCACCTACATCGTGCTCTCCGCGAAGCTCCGCCCGGGCCGCGAGGAGATCGTGGAGCCGGACCGCGAGGCGGAGGCCGCCGCGAAGAAGGACGAGGCCAAGGACGCGGACGCCCCCGAGGCCTCCGGCGACCTGCTGAAGAAGGACACGGACCCGGCGGAGACCGAGGCCCCGGCCGGGGACCCCGCCCCCGAGGCCGCCGACAAGAGCTGA
- the trpB gene encoding tryptophan synthase subunit beta, which yields MTSEFFIPDPEGLIPSAEGYFGAYGGKFIPEALVAAVDEVAVEYDKAKSDPAFAAELNELMVNYTGRPSALTEVPRFAEHAGGARVFLKREDLNHTGSHKINNVLGQALLTKRMGKTRVIAETGAGQHGVATATACALFGLDCTIYMGEIDTERQALNVARMRMLGAEVVAVKSGSRTLKDAINEAFRDWVANVDRTHYLFGTVAGPHPFPAMVRDFHRVIGVEARRQLLERTGRLPDAAVACVGGGSNAIGLFHAFIPDAEVRLVGCEPAGHGVETGEHAATLTAGEPGILHGSRSYVLQDDEGQITEPYSISAGLDYPGIGPEHSYLKDIGRGEYRAVTDDAAMQALRLLSRTEGIIPAIESAHALAGALDLGKELGKDGLILVNLSGRGDKDMDTAARYFGLYDTDAAVEADTDSDRAEIEGDAK from the coding sequence ATGACGTCCGAATTCTTCATCCCGGACCCCGAGGGTCTGATCCCCAGCGCCGAGGGCTACTTCGGCGCGTACGGCGGCAAGTTCATCCCGGAGGCGCTCGTCGCCGCCGTGGACGAGGTCGCCGTCGAGTACGACAAGGCCAAGTCCGACCCGGCCTTCGCCGCCGAGCTCAACGAGCTGATGGTCAACTACACCGGCCGCCCCAGCGCGCTGACCGAGGTCCCGCGCTTCGCCGAACACGCGGGCGGCGCCCGGGTCTTCCTCAAGCGCGAGGACCTGAACCACACCGGCTCGCACAAGATCAACAACGTGCTGGGCCAGGCGCTGCTCACCAAGCGCATGGGCAAGACACGGGTCATCGCCGAGACCGGAGCCGGTCAGCACGGGGTCGCCACCGCGACCGCCTGCGCCCTCTTCGGCCTCGACTGCACCATCTACATGGGCGAGATCGACACCGAGCGCCAGGCGCTCAACGTGGCCCGGATGCGGATGCTCGGCGCCGAGGTCGTCGCCGTGAAGTCCGGCTCGCGGACCCTGAAGGACGCCATCAACGAGGCGTTCCGCGACTGGGTCGCCAACGTGGACCGTACGCACTACCTCTTCGGTACGGTCGCGGGTCCGCACCCCTTCCCCGCGATGGTCCGCGACTTCCACCGCGTCATCGGCGTCGAGGCCCGCCGCCAGCTCCTGGAGCGCACCGGCCGCCTCCCCGACGCGGCGGTCGCCTGTGTCGGCGGCGGCTCCAACGCCATCGGCCTCTTCCACGCCTTCATCCCGGACGCCGAGGTCCGCCTGGTCGGCTGCGAACCCGCCGGGCACGGCGTGGAGACCGGCGAGCACGCGGCGACCCTGACGGCCGGGGAGCCGGGCATCCTGCACGGGTCGCGCTCCTACGTCCTCCAGGACGACGAGGGCCAGATCACCGAGCCGTACTCCATCTCCGCCGGTCTGGACTACCCGGGCATCGGCCCCGAGCACTCCTACCTCAAGGACATCGGGCGCGGCGAGTACCGCGCGGTCACCGACGACGCCGCCATGCAGGCCCTGCGCCTGCTCTCCCGCACCGAGGGGATCATCCCGGCCATCGAGAGCGCCCACGCGCTCGCCGGTGCGCTGGACCTCGGCAAGGAGCTGGGCAAGGACGGGCTGATCCTCGTCAACCTCTCCGGCCGCGGCGACAAGGACATGGACACCGCCGCCCGCTACTTCGGGCTGTACGACACCGACGCCGCCGTCGAGGCGGACACCGACAGCGACCGTGCCGAGATCGAGGGGGACGCCAAGTGA
- a CDS encoding tryptophan synthase subunit(beta), protein MTDRPAPRTRPGLRPAGAPARDPHAPLARGCRPRGCRAPARRVHGRRVRYVIGDEPGQVNGMRWRPGSAQ, encoded by the coding sequence ATGACCGACCGTCCCGCGCCCCGCACCCGGCCAGGCCTGCGCCCCGCCGGGGCCCCGGCCCGGGATCCGCACGCCCCGCTGGCGCGCGGGTGCAGGCCGCGAGGCTGCCGCGCCCCCGCCCGGCGCGTGCACGGACGGCGGGTGCGGTACGTGATCGGTGACGAGCCCGGCCAGGTGAACGGGATGCGATGGCGCCCGGGGTCCGCGCAGTAG
- a CDS encoding ADP-ribosylglycohydrolase family protein: MQPEDLVGHELRQAAQDGRDARAIEERWYAAGGSPAPDRAGASEPPAPPRLRALAGQLLDELALLESPLAADEPTELADIMAACPHWPGPPEAPPADGNRTHVTGQTGLPVTGQDRTPLTDQNGLPVTGPGRAPVTGQDAPPVADRGGLPATGQHRTPLTDQALGLPVTGQGRTPVTDQNGLPVTRPGPTPTARRESTPTITPARLHAAWLGRAAGCLLGKPVEKLPLHGIRALARATGNWPLTTWFTGRGVPPELLAAHPWNRRSAPTSLAENIDGMPEDDDLNYPLLTLLLLQRHGRSFTTADLARLWLDELPAGRTFTAERIAYGNLLAGVEPPWTARYRNPYREWIGAQIRADVHGWTHPGDPAGAAAQAHRDAVLTHTANGVYGAMFTAAALAVAAGGESEVHGCLAAGLRVVPPHSRYARAVRLGIETARTEGDFDTVVDRLHAAYADTHHWVHVLPNAALLAAALTHADGDFTRSIGLAVSGGWDTDSNGATAGSLAGLLAGAPDALPDHWTAPLKNRLATSVPGYDRTGFDTLAALTHQEALRP; this comes from the coding sequence GTGCAGCCCGAGGACCTGGTCGGGCACGAGCTTCGGCAGGCCGCGCAGGACGGGCGGGACGCCCGGGCGATCGAGGAGCGGTGGTACGCGGCCGGGGGCTCCCCCGCCCCGGACCGCGCGGGCGCCTCCGAGCCCCCCGCACCGCCGCGCCTGCGCGCACTGGCCGGGCAGCTCCTCGACGAACTCGCCCTGCTGGAGTCCCCGTTGGCCGCCGACGAGCCCACCGAGCTGGCGGACATCATGGCCGCCTGCCCCCACTGGCCCGGCCCGCCCGAGGCCCCGCCCGCCGACGGGAACCGTACGCACGTCACCGGCCAGACCGGGCTGCCGGTCACCGGCCAGGACCGTACGCCCCTCACCGACCAGAACGGGCTGCCGGTCACTGGCCCGGGCCGGGCGCCCGTCACCGGCCAGGACGCACCGCCCGTCGCCGACCGGGGCGGGCTGCCGGCCACCGGCCAGCACCGTACGCCCCTCACCGACCAGGCCCTCGGTCTGCCTGTCACCGGCCAGGGCCGTACACCAGTCACCGACCAGAACGGGCTGCCCGTCACCCGCCCAGGCCCGACACCCACCGCCCGCCGGGAATCGACACCCACCATCACCCCCGCCCGGCTGCACGCCGCCTGGCTCGGGCGGGCGGCGGGCTGTCTGCTCGGGAAGCCGGTGGAGAAGCTGCCCCTTCACGGCATCCGCGCCCTCGCCCGCGCCACCGGCAACTGGCCCCTCACCACCTGGTTCACCGGGCGCGGCGTCCCCCCGGAACTCCTCGCCGCACACCCCTGGAACCGCCGCTCGGCCCCCACCTCGCTCGCCGAGAACATCGACGGCATGCCCGAGGACGACGACCTCAACTACCCGCTTCTCACCCTGCTGTTGCTCCAGCGGCACGGGCGCTCCTTCACCACCGCCGACCTGGCCCGGCTCTGGCTGGACGAACTCCCGGCGGGCCGCACCTTCACCGCCGAGCGGATCGCGTACGGCAATCTTCTCGCGGGCGTCGAACCCCCGTGGACCGCCCGCTACCGCAACCCGTACCGCGAGTGGATCGGTGCCCAGATCCGGGCCGACGTCCACGGCTGGACCCACCCCGGCGACCCGGCCGGAGCCGCCGCCCAGGCCCATCGCGACGCGGTCCTGACCCACACCGCCAACGGGGTCTACGGCGCGATGTTCACGGCGGCCGCGCTCGCGGTGGCGGCGGGCGGCGAGAGCGAAGTGCACGGCTGCCTGGCCGCCGGGCTGCGGGTCGTGCCGCCGCACTCGCGGTACGCGCGGGCGGTCCGGCTCGGCATCGAAACGGCGCGTACGGAAGGGGATTTCGACACCGTGGTGGACCGGCTGCACGCCGCGTATGCCGACACCCACCACTGGGTACACGTGCTGCCCAACGCCGCGCTGCTCGCCGCCGCCCTCACCCACGCCGACGGCGACTTCACCCGGTCCATCGGCCTCGCGGTCTCCGGCGGCTGGGACACCGACTCCAACGGGGCCACCGCCGGTTCGCTCGCCGGGCTGCTGGCGGGTGCCCCGGACGCCCTGCCCGACCACTGGACGGCCCCCCTGAAGAACCGCCTCGCCACCTCCGTACCCGGCTACGACCGGACCGGTTTCGACACCCTCGCCGCACTGACCCACCAGGAGGCTCTGCGCCCATGA
- a CDS encoding CoA transferase, with protein sequence MSTTSAGPLAGLKVIDLATLFAGPLAATMLGDFGADVIKVEHPRKPDPSRGHGPAKDGVGLWWKLLGRNKRTLTLDLSAPGGRDVLLQLAAETDVIVENFRPGTLERWGLGPDELHAVNPRLVLARVTGFGQFGPYAHRPGFGTLAEAMSGFAAITGEPDGPPTLPPFGLADSIAALATAYAVMAALAGREKTGEGQVVDLAIIEPILTVLGPQPLWYDQLGYVQPRTGNRSRNNAPRNTYRTADGHWVAVSTSAQSVAERVMRLVGRPELIEEPWFGSGTTRAEHTEELDGAVGHWISRHSREEVLNGFEKAEAAVAPIHDVREVMEDPQYRALGTIAEVDDPELGPLRMQNVLFRLSQTPGAIRWAGRPPGADTEEILAGLGLSENRIAALHDQGAL encoded by the coding sequence ATGAGTACGACATCCGCAGGGCCCCTGGCCGGGCTGAAGGTCATCGACCTCGCCACCCTCTTCGCCGGACCGCTCGCGGCCACCATGCTCGGGGACTTCGGCGCCGATGTGATCAAGGTGGAGCACCCCCGTAAGCCGGACCCCTCGCGCGGGCACGGGCCCGCCAAGGACGGGGTCGGCCTGTGGTGGAAGCTGCTCGGCCGCAACAAGCGCACCCTGACGCTGGACCTGTCCGCCCCGGGTGGCCGGGACGTGCTGCTCCAGCTGGCCGCCGAGACCGACGTGATCGTGGAGAACTTCCGGCCCGGGACCCTGGAGCGGTGGGGGCTCGGACCGGACGAGCTGCACGCCGTCAACCCGCGCCTGGTGCTGGCCCGGGTCACCGGCTTCGGGCAGTTCGGCCCGTACGCGCACCGGCCCGGGTTCGGCACGCTGGCCGAGGCGATGAGCGGGTTCGCGGCGATCACCGGGGAGCCGGACGGGCCGCCGACACTGCCGCCGTTCGGGCTGGCGGACTCCATCGCGGCGCTGGCGACGGCGTACGCGGTGATGGCCGCGCTCGCCGGGCGCGAGAAGACGGGCGAGGGGCAGGTGGTGGACCTGGCGATCATCGAACCGATCCTCACCGTGCTGGGACCGCAGCCGCTCTGGTACGACCAGCTCGGCTACGTCCAGCCGCGCACCGGCAACCGCTCCCGCAACAACGCCCCGCGCAACACCTACCGCACCGCCGACGGCCACTGGGTCGCGGTCTCCACCTCCGCCCAGTCGGTGGCCGAGCGGGTGATGCGGCTGGTGGGCCGCCCCGAGCTGATCGAGGAGCCGTGGTTCGGGTCGGGCACCACCCGGGCCGAGCACACCGAGGAGCTGGACGGGGCGGTCGGCCACTGGATCTCCCGCCACAGCCGCGAGGAGGTGCTGAACGGCTTCGAGAAGGCGGAGGCGGCCGTGGCGCCGATCCATGACGTACGGGAGGTGATGGAGGACCCGCAGTACCGGGCGCTGGGCACGATCGCCGAGGTCGACGACCCGGAGCTGGGGCCGCTGCGGATGCAGAACGTCCTCTTCCGGCTCTCGCAGACCCCGGGCGCCATCCGCTGGGCGGGCCGCCCGCCCGGCGCGGACACCGAGGAGATCCTCGCCGGACTCGGCCTCTCGGAGAACCGCATCGCGGCGCTGCACGACCAGGGGGCGCTGTGA
- the trpA gene encoding tryptophan synthase subunit alpha produces the protein MSGNIQLLSTTLAAARAEDRAALIAYLPAGFPTVDGGIEAVKAVVAGGADIVEVGLPHSDPVLDGPVIQTADDIALRGGVKIADVMRTVREAYEATGVPILVMTYWNPIDRYGVERFTAELAEAGGAGCILPDLPVQESALWREHAEKHGLATVFVVAPSSQDARLATITAAGSGFVYAASLMGVTGTRASVGAQAQELVGRTRATTDLPVCVGLGVSNAEQAAEVAGFADGVIVGSAFVKAILDAPDEAAGLDAVRSLAGELAQGVRKR, from the coding sequence GTGAGCGGCAACATCCAGCTGTTGAGCACCACCCTCGCCGCCGCCAGGGCGGAGGACCGGGCCGCGCTCATCGCCTACCTCCCGGCCGGCTTCCCGACCGTCGACGGCGGCATCGAGGCGGTCAAGGCCGTCGTCGCGGGCGGCGCCGACATCGTGGAGGTCGGGCTCCCGCACAGCGACCCGGTCCTCGACGGACCGGTCATCCAGACCGCCGACGACATCGCCCTGCGCGGCGGGGTCAAGATCGCCGACGTGATGCGTACGGTCCGCGAAGCGTACGAGGCCACCGGGGTCCCGATCCTGGTCATGACGTACTGGAACCCCATCGACCGCTACGGCGTGGAGCGCTTCACCGCCGAGCTGGCCGAGGCGGGCGGCGCCGGGTGCATCCTGCCCGACCTGCCGGTCCAGGAGTCGGCGCTGTGGCGCGAGCACGCCGAGAAGCACGGTCTCGCCACCGTGTTCGTCGTCGCCCCCAGCAGTCAGGACGCCCGTCTCGCCACCATCACGGCGGCGGGCAGCGGCTTCGTCTACGCCGCCTCCCTGATGGGCGTCACCGGCACCCGCGCCTCGGTCGGCGCCCAGGCCCAGGAGCTGGTGGGCCGCACCCGCGCCACCACCGACCTGCCGGTCTGCGTCGGCCTCGGGGTCTCCAACGCCGAGCAGGCCGCCGAGGTCGCCGGGTTCGCCGATGGCGTCATCGTCGGCTCGGCCTTCGTCAAGGCGATCCTGGACGCCCCCGACGAGGCCGCCGGTCTCGACGCCGTCCGCTCGCTGGCGGGGGAGCTGGCCCAGGGCGTCCGAAAGCGCTGA